The Ipomoea triloba cultivar NCNSP0323 chromosome 4, ASM357664v1 DNA segment acagaatatatatctgactttaatttcataggaaaataccaagtataacgagaaaagtcatccacaaataaaacaaaataacgataaccctcagaagagagtacaggagcagggccccaaatgtccgtataaactaaatctagcacattcgaactaacagagacaacacgtggcaatgggaaacgtgcagatttacccatttgacacgcagaacacacagtatgagaagttttattcgactcactaacagaacaagactccaagactcgatgtaaaacacgctgatgcggatgacccaaacgatcatgccacgtagacgccgaagcacgagcagaaataaacgcggaaggtgaaccagaaggaaccggcaaggcatagagcccaccggaactattgccccgcaaaagaatttccttggtccgaatatccttcacaaNCTCCAGGCAATGCGTAATCATCACCGGCGATGAAGTCTTGCGcgcccagcaagtcagcaagctcaaggagcatcaccggatgtcctcgaaccgccagcgaagaggtgacacccttgaactccggtcgaaggccgcggaacacgtacaggttctgttcttccagcgttaccttccggccggcgagagctaaatcttcaacaataagccgagctcgcccgagatactctgccgtcgacgaatctccttgccggagaccatggagttggctaagcaagtgaagttggcgggattgagaggcggaagcgagggactgctcaatggcatcccacaactccttcgatgtcctacagccgacggcgatggagagcacctcctcggacagcgaagaaaccaggagagacagcaacccttgatcacggcgagaccacgcaacaaacgccggattccgaacgcgggcagcagcagcggacgaggtagcagcagacacggcagggaggaactcctccgggcaaggacacgatccatcaacaagaccaatgagatcatggccacgtagaaacgggagaacctgagtacgccaaaacaaaaaattgcggtggttgagtttgatgctaatgtagtgatgagcagaagagagcgacgacacgggagccggcgccgcagaactcacagcaacatctgaaacggtccgctcagaggcagagccgtcattcgtagccatgggaacaagaacgaaaccctagcgactgataccagatgagaacaattatgtttgtattagagttcaccgaatataactgtaggaatacaagagtatatatacaagagaatcaataagtaaactaggactgagaatcataagtaaactaggactgagacttatagtatgactctattatgtagagtcctaatagttATGAGTATTAATTATCATCAGTTGGATTTGAGTTAGTATTAATTCTTCTAAACAATCACTTGCCTGAtccttttttctcaaaaagttgaatCCTTAAGGATACTTTACGTCCCGACTCGATAGAGCATATGAGATAAGTCTCTCACGCCTCGACTTGACAGAGTATAATGTAAATCACGGTGATAATTCAGCTGAATATAGAGACTAGAACTTTGCTTATTGTGTACACAAGGAGCCCTATCACTTTAAAATTCAAATCTGATCCTTCTTCCAAAATTTTACGTTGTGACCAATTGAAATCCTTTGTGCCAACGTAGATCGACCGATTCCAGCTATTCCGTACCCAAAGTCATCATATTGAGGTCAAAGTCACATGCTGTTTACCTTAAGCCCGTCACAGccaatcaaatttctcaaacgGACGTTAACCTAACCCCGCCAATTATTTCTCCACCGTTTTCAACGACAGACGTATTCATACATAGAATAACGAACGCGTTACATAAACCGTTTAATATACACGTCTATATACATTTACCTGTGCGCGTGTGTATGATGGGCGGACCAATTTTCTTGTTATTTTCACAAGCTCCTCCATGGCGGTCTGTTCCTTAAATCTTAATCTTGCTGGGAGCTTTCAGAGAACTGTTCTTTAAATTACTGTGATATTGTTAAAACAGTCAACCTTCTAAAGGTACAATCTCCAATATTTCTGCAATTCTTTCTTCATCGCTGTGAAAAGCTTCTTATTCTATTGtattttaagtttgatttgAATTAAGAGTCGCATTTGACATTTGATATTTGGATGTTCAAATTTGGTTGTATGGTGTAAAGGAGCAATGTTTGTGTAATTATTGAGGAGGAAGATGGGAACCGCGAACCCTATTGATTGTTGTGAATTTTGGGGGATTTGATTGGGTTATTTGATGGATTTATGTGTATTAGATCAATAAGAGCTGAATTTGTTTGTGTGTAATAATGGAGAACTACAATTCTCAGTCTCCCTATCCATATGGCAATGCCTATGGGTATCCTCAGGTTCCACCATCTTCAAATCAACCTTATCCTCCTCCTCCTAGCTCTGGTGCATATCCCCCATACCCATACCCTCATCCTCACCCTCACCCTCAATATCCTCAGTATCCACATCCTTTCACCACTTCACATTCTGGCCATCTGAGCTATGCTCCCCCAGATCCTTCTACTGGTGGATACCAGCCAGGTCCAGTAGATTATGGATatcccccaccaccaccacatcCTCATCCTGGTCTTGTTCCTTATCCCTACCATGGATATatgcctcctcctcctccagcTTCGTCCGCTCAACCTATTATTCAACATCAAGGTAGTTTCGATTATGGTTCATCTCAGCACTATCAACAACCTGTGCCTCCTCAGCCTCTAGAGAGCCACCCGTCAAGAGTCAATATCTACCCTATGCTTGATCACCAAGCTAGTACATTGTCTAGTAGTAGTAATgtggcaaattatgatcatggCATAGATAATGCCCCCACATGCCCTCCAGCTTATCCACCTGTGGAAGATCTTTTAGCACACATGCAATTGTCAGAGAATCACCCTCCTGTCCCTGCACCAGGTTCAGTACCTGATTCCCCTCCAATGTACCACTCTAGGCCAGGATCTATGACCCCAAACTATAATGCGCAGGGGACAATATATGGGTATCCTAATTCCTCCTTCTCAAGTTGGGATGCATGTTCTTCACAAGCTGAGTCCactcctcatcatcatctttcATACTCGAGCTCATTTATGGAAACAGGCCCTGATCAGAGTCTCCAACTTGTGCCAGTCTCGCCTTCTAAAGGCTCTCTGAGGGTTTTGTTATTACATGGGAATCTGGATATTTGGGTCTATGAAGCAAAAAATCTCCCAAACATGGATATGTTTCATAAAACAATAGGGGATGTGTTCAAACTGTCAGGTAATGGGAACAATAAGACTGAAGGACACCTGAGTAATAAGATCACAAGCGATCCCTATGTCTCAATTTCAGTAGCAGGTGCAACCATTGGGCGGACTTATGTGATGAGCAACAGTGAAAATCCTGTTTGGCATCAATATTTTTATGTCCCTGTTGCACATTCTGCTGCTGAAGTgcattttgttgtgaaggacaGTGATGTGGTAGGATCCCAGCTTATAGGAACTGTGGCAATTCCAGTGGAACACATATATGGAGGGAGAAAAGTTGAGGGGTCCTTTCCAATCCTTACAAGTAATGGGAAGCCTTGCAAGGCGGGAGCTTTCTTGAGTCTCTCCATCCAATATACACCAATGGAGCAATTGAGCATTTACCATTGTGGAGTTGGAGCTGGTCCTGAGTATAATGGGGTTCCTGGGACGTATTTTCCACTAAGGAAGGGTGGAAATGTTACTCTTTACCAAGATGCACATGTTCCTGATGGATTCCTTCCAAATTTGCCACTTGATCATGGGATGCAGTACGTTCATGGGAAATGCTGGCATGATATCTTCAGTGCAATACGAAGTGCCAGGAGGTTGATCTATATCACTGGATGGTCAGTGTGGCACAATGTCAGATTGATTAGAGATGATAGTTCTGTGGAAGGCTACACTTTGGGGGAACTGCTGAAGTCAAAGTCACAGGAAGGAGTGAGGGTGCTGTTGCTTGTATGGGATGATCCAACCTCAAGGAACATTCTTGGATATAAAACGGTAAATAGTTTATCTGCATTTAAAATAACTTGTGCCGAGTGCATATTTGAACATCTCCAAGGAACTTTAATTTCATCTGTGTCTCTAGGCATGCTTTGCCAACACCTGTTAATGATTGAGAGGTAAgcttatttttgtaaaatagcTGTGCAAACTGACTAAAAAGTTCTGATTATATTTTTCCTGGGATATATAGACTCAGTTATATCTCCTCTCATTTTGTCGCATTCTAGACTTTTATACTCTTTAAGTTTACATTAAACTTCCTGGTGCCCTTGTATCaatataattgaaattatacTAATCAATCCATTTCATCATCTTATATAATCTCATAAAAA contains these protein-coding regions:
- the LOC116015487 gene encoding phospholipase D gamma 1-like yields the protein MENYNSQSPYPYGNAYGYPQVPPSSNQPYPPPPSSGAYPPYPYPHPHPHPQYPQYPHPFTTSHSGHLSYAPPDPSTGGYQPGPVDYGYPPPPPHPHPGLVPYPYHGYMPPPPPASSAQPIIQHQGSFDYGSSQHYQQPVPPQPLESHPSRVNIYPMLDHQASTLSSSSNVANYDHGIDNAPTCPPAYPPVEDLLAHMQLSENHPPVPAPGSVPDSPPMYHSRPGSMTPNYNAQGTIYGYPNSSFSSWDACSSQAESTPHHHLSYSSSFMETGPDQSLQLVPVSPSKGSLRVLLLHGNLDIWVYEAKNLPNMDMFHKTIGDVFKLSGNGNNKTEGHLSNKITSDPYVSISVAGATIGRTYVMSNSENPVWHQYFYVPVAHSAAEVHFVVKDSDVVGSQLIGTVAIPVEHIYGGRKVEGSFPILTSNGKPCKAGAFLSLSIQYTPMEQLSIYHCGVGAGPEYNGVPGTYFPLRKGGNVTLYQDAHVPDGFLPNLPLDHGMQYVHGKCWHDIFSAIRSARRLIYITGWSVWHNVRLIRDDSSVEGYTLGELLKSKSQEGVRVLLLVWDDPTSRNILGYKTDGVMATHDEETRRFFKHSSVQVLLCPRVAGKRHSWLKQREVGVIYTHHQKTVIVDAEAGNNRRKIIAFVGGLDLCDGRYDTPEHPIFRTLQTLHSDDYHNPTFAGSVAGCAREPWHDLHCKIDGPAAYDVLTNFEERWLKAAKPHGIKKLKMSFDDALLRIARMPEILGISDIPYVSGDDPEGWHVQIFRSIDSNSVKGFPKDPKEATMKNLVCGKNVLIDMSIHSAYVKAIRSAQHYIYIENQYFIGSSYNWSQYKDVGADNLIPMEIALKIADKIRANQRFAVYIIIPMWPEGNPTGAATQRILFWQNKTMQMMYETIYKALVEVGLEDSFSPQDYLNFFCLGNRETPCADDAPTNENPVAANSPQALCQKYRRFMIYVHSKGMIVDDEYVILGSANINQRSLEGTRDTEIAMGAYQPQHTWARKQSNPRGQIYGYRMSLWAEHLGMVEDCFTQPESIECVRRVRSMGEANWRQFAADEVTEMRAHLLKYPVEVDRKGKVKSLPGCQNFPDVGGSIVGSFLAIQENLTI